The genomic window AGTGCTGCAGAGCCTGCTGCGAGAACCCCTTGAGCAGGCCCTGCGCGAGGGCGCCCAGGACGATGCAGCGCTGGGCCAGCGGATGCGGACGCTGCTGGACCAGACCTCCCAACTCCTCCAGGCCTTGCCGGGCCTGCCTGTATCCCAGGCGGAAGAGACCTCCTCCCAGTTGCTGGAAGAGACTGATGCCGCGATCAAGGATTGGGAGGCGTTCACCAAGAAACGGCGCCAGGAGATCCACGAGCCACTCCGGCGCGCCCTGGATTCCTTCCTCCATGGCAAGCCCGTGGAGGGCGGTTCCATCCTGGCGCAGGCCCTGGAGGCGGCGCTCGCGAACAACCTGTCGGAGGCTCGCCGCTCCATCTCCCTGCTGTCTCTGCCGAAGGACCACCCGCTCCGCGCCAACCTCTCCTTCCGTCAGCCGGTCTCCCCATCCGTCCGCGCCCAGCGCATCCGGCCCGCCCAGCCCGTGGAGCCCGGCGCCCTCAGCCGCTTCACACGGCAGAGCTGGGATCGGGCGGAGGTCCCGCCCGGCTTCAGCCCTGTGAGCCTGCTTTCCGCCGGGTTGATGCAGCCCCACGAGTGGCAATTGGCGCTGCTACGCAGCGCGAAGAAGCGGTACGCCGACAAGGGCGAGTGGCGCCCGCTCCTGGCGCGCTGGGCCCTGGAGGAGGGGTTGGCCCAGGCCCGGGATCGCGGCTTCGGCAGGGCCTGGGAGTACGCACGGGACGCGACGCTGCTGCTCGCGAGCGAGCCGGACTCCGAGGATACGCGCTGGACCATGGACGAGGTGCTGTCGCTGTGGCTCGCTGCCCGGCTCGAGGGCAGCCACCTAGCGCGAGCGCGCGAGCCCCTGTCCTGGAGCGAGCTGCGCAACCACCTCCAGATCGCCTTCCTCGTGCGCTGTTTCGTGGAGTACCGCGGGCTGGACGTGTTGAGCGAGGTCGCCGTCGAGGTGAGTGGCATCGGGGGCTTGGCGCTCTCCCGCTTGCTGGCGCCGATCGGTGAGAACGAGCACCACCTGCGGGGGCTGCTGCTGCGAGAGGTCATCCGCGGAGGCACCTCTCTCAGCCACGCCCGCCTCGTGGTGATCGTGGACCTGTTTCTGCCGTGGCTCTCTTCCGAGCGCGCGGCTCGGCTCGAGGAGCTCCTCTCCCAGTGGAGCGGGGCGGGGCTGCTTCACTCCAGCGAGGAGCGCTTGCCCCAGACAGTCCGGTTCCTGCAGGAGGCGGGCGTTCCCCCCGAGCTCCGCTCCCGCTTCGAGGAGGCCTTCCACCAACGCATGCTCAGCCAACGCACGCAGCCCGCTGACACCCGGTTCTCCTGCAACCTGACCACCTCCCTCATCTACCTCTCCTCGGCGGAGGAGTCCCCGGAGGGCATCCAGCTCGTGGCTGACGTGGCGTACCGCGGAGGCCTGGAGAACGCTCCCGACCTGAAGCTGGCCATCAGCCTGGAGCACCCCACCCTGACTGTCGAGTCCGTGCACAAGATCCAGGAGGTGGGACTGCTGCGCCCCGACGATGTGAAGGACATCGTCTTCCCCGTGGTCTCGCTACCAGGCAACGCCCGGGGCGCGGAGGCCTCGAACGCCCTGGTGACCCTCCTGCTCTACCGGGAGGACGCCCGCGGCAAGAGCGAGCAGATCTCCCGCCGCAAGTTCTCGGTGAACGTCGCGGCGAGCTATCCCCATCAGGACGCACCCACGCCCTACATTACCGGCAAGTGCATCAACGAGCTCTCCATGTTCAAGGGGCGCAACAAGGAAGTGGAGGAAATCCTCGACAAGCTCCATGGCGAGCACGTGGACAACTTCGTCCTCATCTATGGCATGCGCCGCATCGGCAAGTCGTCACTGCTCCAGAGGCTGAGCCTCGATGCCCGCTTCCGGAAGTATTACGAGATGGTGCACCTGGACCTTGAGCTGCACCTCAAGTCGGATGACACGCCCGCCACCCTGCTGCAGAAATTTGCCAGCCACATCCGCGAGGAGATTGCCGATCCGCAGGCCCGCGCGCTGGACGCGACGCTCCGGAATGAGGATTGCTACAAGGGCTTCCACAAGTACTTGGAGGGGATCAGCAAGGTGCTCGCGCCCAAGAAGCGGCTGCTGCTGCTCTTCGACGAGTTTCAGATGCTGTTCGTCAAAGAGTACCAGGCGCGCTACGAGGATCTGATCAAGACGCTGCGCCACTGGATCCAGTACCTGACGGTGGGCTTTGTGGTGGCGGGCACCTATGAGCTGAAGAGCGCCACGCTAGGTCCCGGCCAGCGGCTCTTCCAGCTCGGGCTCCCGGTGGAGCTCAAGGCCCTAGACGAGAAGGCGGCGCGCGAGCTGATCCGGGATCCCGTAGCCAACTACTTCCATGTCACCGGCCCCGCCGCCCAGCTCATCCTCGAGGAGACGGACCGGCTGCCCAACCTCATCCAGATCGTCTGTCACCAGCTCTTCCTGCACATGCGCGAACGGCAACAGACGGTGGCCACCCACCGGGACGTGCTCGACGTGCTCCAAGCCGTCTCCCGGAGCGATGAGCATTTTTCCTTCCTGCTCAACCCCGCAGGCGCCGAGCCGCTGCGCAAGGTGGTGATCCGGGCGCTCGCCGAGCTGGGCGTGGACGAGAAGCGCGGCACGACCGAGGAGATCCGGGATCACCTGCAGAGCCACGGCTATGGCAAGGCCCTGGATGGACAGGCCCTGGATGAGTGTCTGCAGTGGCTGAGCGAGCACAACCTCACGTTCAACTGGAAGGGGGAGCTCCGCTTGCGCCCGGCCCTGCTAGCCCGGCATGTCCTTCAGCGCAAGGAGTACCAGCTATGAACGAGAGTTCCCTCGCGCAGCCCTTCGCCTGCCGGACCGCGCTGCCGCCGGGTGCCCCTTCCTTCGCGGGCCACCGGCGACTGAAGAAGTTGCTGGCGACGTTAGGCGGCGTGCAGACCAACTCCGTCTCCGTCGTCGGGCCCCGCCAGAGTGGCCGCTCCAGCTTGCTCCAGCAGCTGTCGTACCCGCCGAACCTGCAGCTGGCGCTCAAGGATGCCGTCATCGTCCAGGCCAGCTTCCGCGACCACCGCGGCGAGCCCCAGGGCGCCATCCGGTATCTCATCAACCAGGTGGCGGAAGCCCTCGATGCGAGGGGACTTCCCCCCCAGTCCGTCCGGGGCGCCGAGTCGATGGTCGACGCAGTGAAGCAGGCGCTGCTGGTATTCCCCGGGCGGCTCATCATCGTCATCGACGACTTCGAGGCAGTGGGCTCGGACCTGCAGCGTGATCACCAGAGCGATCTGCGGCAGGCCGTCTACAACCAGACGCGCGCGGGCTACGTGGTGGCCAGCCGCCTACCCCTCACGCAGTGCCTGCAGGAGTGGAACGATGACATGAGCGACTTCGCGCCCATCCTGACGACGATCCCCGGCCTGCTCGCGCCGCTGAACCGCCGGGAGATCCAGGAGCTGGTGCAGAAGGCGCTCGGGCTTCCCCCCGAGTCTGCGCAACCGGAGCTCATCGCGCGCTTCGTCCACGAGCGGGTGGGAGGGTTCTGCCTCTGGGTCCACCAAGTGCTCGGCATCCTGTTCCTCGAGGAGCTCCTCGGCTCCCGGGAGCTGGAACAGAGTGAGTTGAAGCGGGAGGAGATCGACGCGCTGATCCTCCAGGGGCTCCAGCAGGATTGGAGCAGTGCGTATCGCCGCCTGTCTCCCGAAGCCCGGGACGTCCTGGGGCAGCCAGGGGAGGCTTCGGATTGGACCTTGGAAGAGCTCCAGGTGGCGGGCTGGTCCGCCCCCGACTTGAGGAATGGGTTCAAGCCGGCCGGGCTGCTGCTGGATCGATGGCTGCGAGAGCGCCGCTGGGAGCGCGACCCGCCCCTGACAGCCCGCAGGGAGTCAGAGGATCTCTACGAGCAGCTCGTGAGTGCCGTGGGCGAGCTGAACACACGCAACCAACGCTTGCGGCACAGGCCCAAGGAACTCGTCATCCGTCCGGACGTCTTCTACACCGCTCAAGATCTTCCCTTCCTACGCAGGAAGGTGACGAGTCCCGAGAACTTCGGGCGGTTCGTCCTGTCGCTCGCGCGCCTGCTCTACGATGGGACCGGCGGGGCCACCGAGAAGAAGAAGCTCCCCCCTGCCTGCTACGAGAACCCGGACTGTATCGTCCGGCAGGTGATGACCCTGCGAAACACTTGGGTCCACCTGGGGCACCCCGATGAACAGGTCCACGAGCGAAACCAGGAGTCCGCGACCGCCATCTACCAGCGC from Hyalangium gracile includes these protein-coding regions:
- a CDS encoding ATP-binding protein translates to MPVPKPERTDDEHWQVIESCASELLTAYEDLRQCSELYDQLRRQQEEHYTAMDEEGIQAAQAQITQLIPRRRAAGERVKTACDGLDEQLLRLRKVLESEGAASPGELLNQLQGLSGQARTSQSVDVAHALRRCASDVRRELREARGQALRDLEAQVRETCDQLAALGEPATETLSFLEARPYLDRPLDHAQNRLRNELALLKSRIAEREQQLAAQSLESLEQQLTTGKDTTAEELENLAKLLEQAAEMEDRSRLVELGRQLAQSIAVAQLPFNTAFGLWRHVVRCFWEGTSAASRLESVVDSLPPPSSASPQDLLAKVQLLLIDARLAEEEPSEFWPVLEKLRAHEQPAWAQAFFTLLWKAPSPAALARWWLLFPKASVDPAQVEKVAAALPEVEAYAVRCWAAERVPHTVRLGLHPLLPRWLRRWKGCPSPQVVRQAFEFAEVGHDPAADALLAVLSVLTDETSLLYQGVLDRLRADGFETLAEHLETYLLTNRTELASLLERHRQRREATALLDSIGDQRNPGGGPAFEAWSSSILPQLNALRMHLSQPTHRADAERELASLKPKRVLDLACAEVDIPGVNPKAEVKITEWIETYKRYLPIATRPPVDLPASFLSPNLDAGMMRDTDRLARLGQLGTIACEYLGPLLEEPTQVLTAVEGPSFEEEARKIFGEEVSRPMLRWRFQLSTGPDWPARAGEDVLEELAGLLKPREVAARYLAQRRLDLAEQLSTLLGPADREAVNAEVQAALKQAREDTEAVLQSLLREPLEQALREGAQDDAALGQRMRTLLDQTSQLLQALPGLPVSQAEETSSQLLEETDAAIKDWEAFTKKRRQEIHEPLRRALDSFLHGKPVEGGSILAQALEAALANNLSEARRSISLLSLPKDHPLRANLSFRQPVSPSVRAQRIRPAQPVEPGALSRFTRQSWDRAEVPPGFSPVSLLSAGLMQPHEWQLALLRSAKKRYADKGEWRPLLARWALEEGLAQARDRGFGRAWEYARDATLLLASEPDSEDTRWTMDEVLSLWLAARLEGSHLARAREPLSWSELRNHLQIAFLVRCFVEYRGLDVLSEVAVEVSGIGGLALSRLLAPIGENEHHLRGLLLREVIRGGTSLSHARLVVIVDLFLPWLSSERAARLEELLSQWSGAGLLHSSEERLPQTVRFLQEAGVPPELRSRFEEAFHQRMLSQRTQPADTRFSCNLTTSLIYLSSAEESPEGIQLVADVAYRGGLENAPDLKLAISLEHPTLTVESVHKIQEVGLLRPDDVKDIVFPVVSLPGNARGAEASNALVTLLLYREDARGKSEQISRRKFSVNVAASYPHQDAPTPYITGKCINELSMFKGRNKEVEEILDKLHGEHVDNFVLIYGMRRIGKSSLLQRLSLDARFRKYYEMVHLDLELHLKSDDTPATLLQKFASHIREEIADPQARALDATLRNEDCYKGFHKYLEGISKVLAPKKRLLLLFDEFQMLFVKEYQARYEDLIKTLRHWIQYLTVGFVVAGTYELKSATLGPGQRLFQLGLPVELKALDEKAARELIRDPVANYFHVTGPAAQLILEETDRLPNLIQIVCHQLFLHMRERQQTVATHRDVLDVLQAVSRSDEHFSFLLNPAGAEPLRKVVIRALAELGVDEKRGTTEEIRDHLQSHGYGKALDGQALDECLQWLSEHNLTFNWKGELRLRPALLARHVLQRKEYQL
- a CDS encoding ATP-binding protein, whose amino-acid sequence is MNESSLAQPFACRTALPPGAPSFAGHRRLKKLLATLGGVQTNSVSVVGPRQSGRSSLLQQLSYPPNLQLALKDAVIVQASFRDHRGEPQGAIRYLINQVAEALDARGLPPQSVRGAESMVDAVKQALLVFPGRLIIVIDDFEAVGSDLQRDHQSDLRQAVYNQTRAGYVVASRLPLTQCLQEWNDDMSDFAPILTTIPGLLAPLNRREIQELVQKALGLPPESAQPELIARFVHERVGGFCLWVHQVLGILFLEELLGSRELEQSELKREEIDALILQGLQQDWSSAYRRLSPEARDVLGQPGEASDWTLEELQVAGWSAPDLRNGFKPAGLLLDRWLRERRWERDPPLTARRESEDLYEQLVSAVGELNTRNQRLRHRPKELVIRPDVFYTAQDLPFLRRKVTSPENFGRFVLSLARLLYDGTGGATEKKKLPPACYENPDCIVRQVMTLRNTWVHLGHPDEQVHERNQESATAIYQRYIGTLDPRTPDEFGRLADALLQETIRFIGALTQVCPFAEGLKIEPLLLKGTALP